The Cryptomeria japonica chromosome 2, Sugi_1.0, whole genome shotgun sequence region ACACATTTGCGACCTGGGATACCAGCTGTTGTTGCTGGCCAGGTAACAACAAACTTGTTCTATCCCGCGACTCTGCCTCTGTGCTCTGATCACCACCTACTATCAAGACGGTTGCATCTGCTTTGCTTGCTGCCTGCAATGCTCCACCGAACAAATCATTTCCAGTACATGCCACATTGGTGCAACCTTGGGCGTAGAGGAGTGAAGTGTATTTCAAAAGCCCTTGAAGAGGGGTTGTATACTTGCATGGAATACCTGTCCACAATGACCAAGATGAATAGTCTAAGTATTACACTGGTTGCAATGTACCTATATGCTATACTCTATTGGTATAAGAAAACCTGGAATCTCATATTTGCATAAATGGGTACCTTCATAATTGCCAATCATGACTTTGGAAACATTTGCATTGGGCCCAATGACAGCCAAAAAACTAATCTTGTTTGCAGCTAATGGCAATGAGCCATCATTCTTGAGCAGAACTATCCCCTGCCTGGCTGCGTCTAAAGCTAGTTCTTGGTGCTGCTCAGTACACACATCATTGGGTCCCAAGTTCCCATATGGTTGCTTGGCAGGATCGCCATCAAACCAACCTAGTCTCATCAATGTAGTGAAGGTGTTGACCAGAGCTTGATCAATCAGGGACTCGTCCACTTTGCCTGCATTCACAGCTGCTTCTGTGTGCTTCCCCATGAAAGATCCACAGTCCAGATCTAGCCCTGAATTCATCATATCCAGGCCAATGCAAACATATAATTCTTCCTGTATGAATCATAAATTAAGCTTTTGGAAATCAGGTATATTATGGAATGAATTGCATACCAGCTTTTATCACGTCAGCAACTGCATCCTCAGGAGTGGGCGCGTAGTGCTGTGCATTGTATAACACATCGACCGAATCACAGTCGGAGACAATGTACCTGAAAAAAGCGAAGCCActtcataaatatttaaaattcGCTTTCAAATAGATGTGAAAACAGAGGACTTTGAAAGTTTTAAGATAGATGTGAAAACAGaggattttgaatgttttgaaatagATGGGCAAACTGAGGAAAAAATAGGATGTTTACCCGTTCAATTGCCATTCGCCTCTCACAGTACCACCGAGCAGATCTTTGTCTGCGCAGGTTGGGACGCCATTGACTTTGTTGTAAGAGCACATAACACTTGCCACGTTGCCATCCAAAACGCAGCTCTTGAAGGGAGGGTTAAACGTGTCCTCCAAATCTTGCTGTGTGACCTGGACCAAACAAAAAGGATTATATTTCAATCGGCATAGAGTTAAAAAAACAGAACTTTGCTGAAGCCAATCTACAATTTTGTCTCTGAGTGCCCATGGAGAAAACTCACGTGGCGTTTTCCCTGAAAATTCTACGAAATCAAATGATTCAGGTGGGTGACAGAGCATCGCGGCATTCTGATGGCATGTTCCAGtttgtttttaaaaattaaaaacactaTGAGAATTAAACTAAAAAGTCCAATCTGGAGTAAGAAATTGAAAACCCAACATGGGGTCTAAAAACATATGCTTACAGTAATATAATCTTATCTGATCATGACTTTGGAAGTGAGGTTGAGAGTATACGACACAAAATATCGTTGTCCTGGGGCTCGAGTCCCCATCGGTGACTGCAACTAGTCCATAGTTTATTGAAATCAAACTGAAATATATCAATCACAGAAAGGTAGTTAACTTGTCTATTGTTTATTGGAATCACACTGAAATATATCAAAATCACGTAAAGGAAGTTAACTTGTCCAAAGTATATTGGAATTGGAACTAAAATATATCAATCGGAGAAAGTTGGTTCGGTACTTTATGGATGCCGTAGTGGATTATCCGAGTTGTGGGTACCTGACAATTGAGTATGGGGAGATTTTGGACCATGTGTCGTCGTTTACAAGATTCAGGCATATCCAAAAGCTATTCCCGATTTTGTTTATTCCTATTTGTGTTCTAGCTTTCCATTTGGATTCCATCACAACGTTGCTATCACGAGAAGAATAACTGGAAACAAGTTGGTTTTGACTGGTAAAATCTCCTTTCTCCTTCCACTTGATGCTATGCAACCCTATCCTTTTGCTATGATGTATTTTCTCCAGTAGGCACCTATCTGTCACAAGTGCTTTCCTCATCTCAATTCACTAGACGCCACGCAATCCTCTCTACTTGCCATGATGTATCCCGTGGTTAGGTATCTGTCATTAATGCTTTCATTATCTCAAATCATTAAGGCAGTTGAACAAATGTTACTCGCGAAATTTCCTTGTTTCTTTAATCGATTTAGTTAAGAAACTCTCGTGCTCTGTATTTTGTTTTACTATCCTGAGCTTCCAGTTCAGTGCAGTTTTAAGTGGGGACATTCCGTAATACAATAGCTTTACTTTACAGCTGTTCACTGTTATTAATGTAACTTTCTTAACGTAAGCATTTTAAAAAAAGATCTGTAAACAGATATTTAATATTATACAGTACAGAGCAGATAGACTTAATGTCGATTTAGTCTTTTCGCCCACTAACTTTCTGCTCCGAATTTTGTGTGTAATTGAAGTGGGTGGCAAAATAATTAGGAAACCTAGATGTGGACGGATGAATCAGCCCGTGATGTCCAAACACAAGCACAAACAGTCGGTCCAACTAAAACGGCAGACAAACACGAATGCGGATTCCAACAAATACAGCAAATTTTCCTTTAAGAAAAGCAATGGCGATCACGTGAAGTCCTTGGAACagagaaaaaaaagaaacaaaacatgTTTTGAGTGCACCTTGGCGTCAAAGGTGTAGCGTTGGACTCCATTCCAGTTGTCCACGTCATACGCAGTGTAATGTTTACAGCAGGCTGCGACCTTGAGTCTGTTGGGGTCGGAGCCGTCGGTATCCTGTAGACCACGTACATAGTTGGAAGCATATTTGCCAGTGAGGACAGGGTCTTCACCAGGAGTCTCCTGGCCGCGGCCCCATCGTGGGTCACGGAATATGTTGACGTTAGGGCTCCAGTATGTCAGCCCAGCCAGCCCCACATTATACATTGCCCGTGCCTCTGTGGACACAACCTGCACATTCAGATATAATATATGGATCTCAGTTCGCAGACTCATTTAAAGCTCACGGGTTCAAgactttaaatttcaaaaaatcacAGGTTGGTTAAACGCGTGCAACGAATTAAGTCCATTTGTGCAAAGTGCGCATGTGAAAATTCCTTGGTTTCCAGAGCCCACTTGCAATCTTGAAACAACAGGCTTTATAAATGAGGGTGTTCACTACCTAATATAGGGGCTCAATGCATTACAGTTCCAGAGCGCGTGGGACTTCTATAAATAATCTGCCCAGCTGTTACAGTTGTCACGGTTTTATCTGGATTGGGCTGTGCAGAGTTATTGCAGATAGGCATGCAAGGTATGACTGTATTTGTAAAAGACCAACCAATGCATTTCGTACATGGCGTGCTGGGTCTGAATTTTGTTTATTAATAGCGGATTCTGTGTGCTCGGACTGGGGATGTGAAATGGCTTGTTCACTCTATCTGGGCATTCATTATTTGTCAGGGAAAACAGGGGATCATGGGATTTCCTACTCATTCAATCAGTATGCTCGATCTGTTCATTCTGTGTTAAGGAATCACATTATCCTGAAGACATTAAATTTTCACATTCTATGTTATTGCATTTGAATGCTCTTGGATTTGACTGTATAAACATTTTTCAACACTTTCAATCATTTTCCGTCATCCAATGATCATTCATTCATTCTCTTCTCAAGCTTTCTTATTACTTTAATACTGATAATAGAGAATATGATCCGAAATACTGAAAAATGTTTGTACAATCAAATACAGAAGCACATTCTTAATCAATAAAGAATAGGAGCTAGTTGAAGTGTGACACTAGCATTTGTTCACAATGCCACAATTCActcattttaattaataaattaatgggTAATATAGTATAGATTGAAGATGCATATTGAATAAAAATGGTCTTAGTCCTTAACTCTTAGTCTAAGGGATTCAATCCAAAACTCGCACAACTTTATAGATAAAAAATCCTCCATTCAAAAAATCCCAATAAAACAGAAATACGTTCACAAATTACATCATCGAAGACTTAGTCTATCTATattaacaagaaaaaaaaaatactCTCAGAATCAGCCTTTCacaaaaaattatttatacatAGATTCTAATCAACCAGCTGCTAAAAGTCACAATGTTCTTGATACCTCAACAATTTACTTAAACAGAATGAAGTTTTCAATAACATGAATTTGTAATCAATGGAAGCCCAAATCTTAGAGGCGCTTGAATACGGACCTGGCCGATGGCTCGCCAGAGAGATTCATTGAAGGAAGCTGCAGTGAGAATGACTTGAGGAAAACTGGTAGCTCCAGGAACATTGCCCCCAAATCGAGTCCCGGGACCTACATTCGAGACTCCATGCAGTGCTTCGGACCACCAATTGTAGGCAGGAATGCCAAGCCTGGGAACAGCACCGGCTGCATTAACGAGCTGCTGAACTTTCTCCTGCAATGTGAGGCGCCCAATGAGGTCCTTCACTCTGTCACCAAAAGGCAGCGAGGTGCTGCAAAAGGGATATGAGCTCTGCCCAGTGCAGGGAACAGCAGGACCCGAATGGACAAACAGGGCTCCGTTCAGTATCAGGACCATAAGGACAAAAACACCCACTAAATTCTCCATTACAGAAAACAGAAAAACTAAAGAAGAGAGACCAATGtgtatttatttttcttataaatgactCATGGGCCAAGAAGCTTCACGACAGTTGAAAGCCAACATAAAAACATTGGCTCTCAACCTACCAACTCGCTTGTAAGGATAGCATTGCGGGGCACGTTTATATAGAGCAAAACAAGAGTTTTTCATTATCTTCTCCCCATCCCCTGCCCCGAATCTTTCACCTTTCGCTCTACTATATtcccattttcctctttttttcataaaaaaaagagGTAGTATACAGCAGTTTTTCCCACTAACTGATTGGTCAGTCCATTTACAGTGCAAAAACTAAAATTATAATTAAGGGATTTTTCCATTGGGAAACTGACAAAAGCTGCCGCTGTATCGTTGTCTGACATCCTTGTCATTCATAGAATATCTATGACCCAGCCATACGTTATCCAATCATCATTTTAACACAAAATGCAGCAATAATAATAACAATACACTGATCGATTATTTCAAagcttaaaattaataataatagctCTCGTCACGGGAGGAGAATACAGTGAGGGGCGTAGATTCTAATTTCAAGGATTGCTACAATCACGGTATATATGGATTTATTTTTTATCTGATCTGGGATTTTAAGCGTGAAGACAGATGTGTTAGCGTGGAAATCCTGTGCTCCATGTTTTCCATGATTTCGATTTCTGAATAAACCCCAAATTCCTTCGTGAAAAGTCACAGCTCGTGATGAAAGGTCCCATCCCAAAGCACTTAGGGTTAGCGTGGAAACATGGTACAAAATACTTTCAAGGGCCCATTCATTTAATTTAGACGCTTTCAAGACTGATCTAATCTATTTATAACTCTCTTTTGTACCCCATTTTCATCATATTAATGTAGAAGAGACAAGGAATTATGTGGGCTTAAAAGTTCACCTACAGTTAATATAATCTAAAGTTTCATATTGGAGTTGGTAGTGGTCAAATCTACATGTCGATCCTATTATTTACTATTTACTGCTTAAGACAGATATGATATGATAATGTATCTGTTGACTGTAATTTCTTTAGTCAATCGTGaaataaaatatagaaaaattgaGTAGAGGAGGAAAGGGTACTAATAATTGTTATAGCTAATTTCACACACTCAGATTTTAAATGATACATCAAATTTTGACAGTAATTTTTGTTGTTTCCgaatgcgacttaactgcttatgtctattgttttggcttctggaTAGTAACGATGCACACTGTGGGATCCATTATACATGCAAGGattaaaaaagtacacatttcaaagtgtcatccaatacctacttaaagatgcctcaATAACTGTGTACTTAAAATTGCCAATTCTTATGCACAAATGCTTCGGTACGCtagctatgggtaccaataaaggtgcacatatgggccaattatggtccaaaaatgcttACAAATGGttgactattggtacatgtgaaatttattaatgggcttttagtttttttcaagtttctttaaagttagtaattaggGGGTTAGGTGTGCAAGGAGTGTTTGGTTATTGGAATTATATCGGCTACTTGTACTCTTCCCCTAGCAGCTTTCTAGTTTGTAATTAATTTTCTTAATGACATTAGATTTCCGCAATCTATTATTCTTATAATTTGTTATTTATGGCTTTGATTTTGTGAGAGTTTTTGCATTGTTTCatatcacactccatgatccatcatcaggatgaaagagtGCATAACAAGAACAAGAAATGCACTCGTTATGCACtctttcatcctaatgatggatcacagggtgttatctgaaacattgatgcaaaactCGCACACTATCAAAGCTAAAAACAACAAATTATCAACATTAATTTTCTTAGTAATAATTTTGAAAATGGCATTTATCTATTTTTCTATTGACTCATTTTGACAATAGTGAATGCATGAAtgaaattattattaaattttatattttattatatattcaaTGCATTAAATACAAATGATAACATTTCAACTATAGCATTAATGTAAGTCT contains the following coding sequences:
- the LOC131035386 gene encoding beta-xylosidase/alpha-L-arabinofuranosidase 1 isoform X2, translating into MENLVGVFVLMVLILNGALFVHSGPAVPCTGQSSYPFCSTSLPFGDRVKDLIGRLTLQEKVQQLVNAAGAVPRLGIPAYNWWSEALHGVSNVGPGTRFGGNVPGATSFPQVILTAASFNESLWRAIGQVTQQDLEDTFNPPFKSCVLDGNVASVMCSYNKVNGVPTCADKDLLGGTVRGEWQLNGYIVSDCDSVDVLYNAQHYAPTPEDAVADVIKAGLDLDCGSFMGKHTEAAVNAGKVDESLIDQALVNTFTTLMRLGWFDGDPAKQPYGNLGPNDVCTEQHQELALDAARQGIVLLKNDGSLPLAANKISFLAVIGPNANVSKVMIGNYEGIPCKYTTPLQGLLKYTSLLYAQGCTNVACTGNDLFGGALQAASKADATVLIVGGDQSTEAESRDRTSLLLPGQQQQLVSQVANVSKGPVVLVIMSGGPFDISFAKDDDKIAGILWVGYPGQAGGAAIADVIFGQYNPGGRLPVTWYPQDFVKIPMTNMNMRPDPATGYPGRTYRFYTGKTVYMFGDGLSYTNYKHTLVHAPKLVSLPLDDKLSCAHKTSNFSCEAVRITHTNCQNMQMDVHVDVNNIGPRDGSHVIFLFSTPPSKHHAPKKQLLGFHKVHVTSGGRERVRFSVDVCKDLSIVDKAGNRNLPVGSHLLHIGDLQHSISLQITN
- the LOC131035386 gene encoding beta-xylosidase/alpha-L-arabinofuranosidase 1 isoform X1; translated protein: MENLVGVFVLMVLILNGALFVHSGPAVPCTGQSSYPFCSTSLPFGDRVKDLIGRLTLQEKVQQLVNAAGAVPRLGIPAYNWWSEALHGVSNVGPGTRFGGNVPGATSFPQVILTAASFNESLWRAIGQVVSTEARAMYNVGLAGLTYWSPNVNIFRDPRWGRGQETPGEDPVLTGKYASNYVRGLQDTDGSDPNRLKVAACCKHYTAYDVDNWNGVQRYTFDAKVTQQDLEDTFNPPFKSCVLDGNVASVMCSYNKVNGVPTCADKDLLGGTVRGEWQLNGYIVSDCDSVDVLYNAQHYAPTPEDAVADVIKAGLDLDCGSFMGKHTEAAVNAGKVDESLIDQALVNTFTTLMRLGWFDGDPAKQPYGNLGPNDVCTEQHQELALDAARQGIVLLKNDGSLPLAANKISFLAVIGPNANVSKVMIGNYEGIPCKYTTPLQGLLKYTSLLYAQGCTNVACTGNDLFGGALQAASKADATVLIVGGDQSTEAESRDRTSLLLPGQQQQLVSQVANVSKGPVVLVIMSGGPFDISFAKDDDKIAGILWVGYPGQAGGAAIADVIFGQYNPGGRLPVTWYPQDFVKIPMTNMNMRPDPATGYPGRTYRFYTGKTVYMFGDGLSYTNYKHTLVHAPKLVSLPLDDKLSCAHKTSNFSCEAVRITHTNCQNMQMDVHVDVNNIGPRDGSHVIFLFSTPPSKHHAPKKQLLGFHKVHVTSGGRERVRFSVDVCKDLSIVDKAGNRNLPVGSHLLHIGDLQHSISLQITN
- the LOC131035386 gene encoding beta-xylosidase/alpha-L-arabinofuranosidase 1 isoform X3: MCSYNKVNGVPTCADKDLLGGTVRGEWQLNGYIVSDCDSVDVLYNAQHYAPTPEDAVADVIKAGLDLDCGSFMGKHTEAAVNAGKVDESLIDQALVNTFTTLMRLGWFDGDPAKQPYGNLGPNDVCTEQHQELALDAARQGIVLLKNDGSLPLAANKISFLAVIGPNANVSKVMIGNYEGIPCKYTTPLQGLLKYTSLLYAQGCTNVACTGNDLFGGALQAASKADATVLIVGGDQSTEAESRDRTSLLLPGQQQQLVSQVANVSKGPVVLVIMSGGPFDISFAKDDDKIAGILWVGYPGQAGGAAIADVIFGQYNPGGRLPVTWYPQDFVKIPMTNMNMRPDPATGYPGRTYRFYTGKTVYMFGDGLSYTNYKHTLVHAPKLVSLPLDDKLSCAHKTSNFSCEAVRITHTNCQNMQMDVHVDVNNIGPRDGSHVIFLFSTPPSKHHAPKKQLLGFHKVHVTSGGRERVRFSVDVCKDLSIVDKAGNRNLPVGSHLLHIGDLQHSISLQITN